A part of Candidatus Stoquefichus sp. SB1 genomic DNA contains:
- a CDS encoding TetR/AcrR family transcriptional regulator has protein sequence MGRSKQPEQTREAIINVSAELFSKKGYEQTSIQDILDITKLSKGGLYHHFKSKEEILNAVMQKRVHYVNERFHNIIKNTQGENAKEKLKIILYQLVTDTETYSLDKAITTHIDPYFVVGGMQSCIKQDAPIICKLIEEGIEDGSFTTTQPALCSEVFLMLLNYWANPILFERNYADTKERLNYLQFTMAQLGLDILDDYLISALLKTYA, from the coding sequence ATGGGAAGAAGCAAACAACCAGAACAAACACGAGAAGCCATTATTAATGTTTCAGCAGAACTATTTTCAAAAAAAGGCTATGAACAAACAAGTATACAAGATATTCTTGATATCACAAAACTTTCAAAAGGTGGACTTTATCATCACTTTAAATCAAAAGAAGAGATTTTAAATGCTGTCATGCAAAAACGTGTTCATTATGTTAATGAAAGATTTCATAATATTATCAAAAATACACAAGGTGAAAATGCAAAAGAAAAACTCAAAATAATACTTTATCAACTCGTAACTGACACAGAAACTTATTCACTTGACAAAGCGATAACTACTCATATTGATCCCTATTTTGTAGTAGGTGGTATGCAAAGCTGTATAAAACAAGACGCTCCTATCATTTGTAAACTCATCGAAGAAGGTATTGAAGATGGATCTTTTACAACAACTCAACCTGCGCTTTGTTCAGAAGTGTTCTTAATGCTCTTAAATTATTGGGCAAATCCTATCTTGTTTGAACGTAACTATGCGGATACAAAAGAACGATTAAACTATTTGCAATTTACCATGGCTCAACTTGGATTAGATATTTTAGATGATTATCTCATCTCTGCTTTGTTAAAAACATATGCTTAA
- a CDS encoding TetR/AcrR family transcriptional regulator — protein MPPKAKFTREQISSAALNIIKEKGVESLTARELGRSLGSSACPIFTVFENMEEVSEAAKQLARDLYAEYINAGLKDTPAFKGVGMQYIKFAIEEPKLFQLLFMSEQQNKPNFQNVLPIIDENYSEILLSVESSFGVHDKIAEKLYQHLWIYTHGIAVLCATNMCVFTTDEIGTMMTEVLRGLLQILSIGEV, from the coding sequence ATGCCACCAAAAGCAAAGTTTACACGAGAGCAGATTTCCTCTGCCGCACTAAATATTATTAAAGAAAAAGGAGTGGAGAGCTTAACAGCAAGGGAACTTGGTAGAAGTTTAGGTAGCTCTGCTTGTCCTATCTTTACTGTTTTTGAAAACATGGAGGAGGTAAGCGAAGCAGCAAAGCAACTGGCAAGAGATTTATATGCTGAATATATAAATGCAGGTCTTAAAGATACACCAGCGTTTAAAGGGGTTGGTATGCAATATATCAAATTTGCAATCGAAGAGCCTAAGCTATTTCAACTTTTGTTTATGTCAGAGCAACAAAATAAACCCAATTTCCAAAATGTCTTACCTATTATTGATGAAAACTATTCGGAAATTCTTTTGTCAGTAGAGTCTAGTTTTGGTGTTCACGACAAGATTGCTGAAAAACTATATCAGCATTTATGGATATATACACATGGTATTGCAGTATTATGTGCTACCAATATGTGTGTATTTACTACTGATGAAATTGGAACAATGATGACTGAAGTGTTACGTGGGTTACTTCAGATATTGTCAATAGGTGAGGTTTAA
- a CDS encoding Hpt domain-containing protein produces MTIKECYEAMGGDYDEIIHLLINEQRIMKYLIKFTEDKSMQNLSDALEQGDYEQAFRSVHTLKGVTINLGMKKLADSSHLLTEALRNNEKNIDDLYQNVKADYDQTIHAIHQLLHDA; encoded by the coding sequence ATGACAATTAAAGAGTGTTATGAAGCAATGGGCGGAGATTATGATGAAATTATTCATTTATTAATAAATGAACAAAGAATCATGAAATATTTGATTAAATTTACTGAAGATAAATCTATGCAAAATTTAAGTGATGCTTTAGAACAAGGAGATTATGAACAGGCTTTTCGAAGTGTTCATACATTAAAAGGTGTCACAATTAATTTAGGAATGAAAAAATTAGCTGATTCTAGTCATTTACTTACTGAAGCATTGAGAAATAATGAAAAAAATATTGATGATCTTTATCAGAATGTAAAAGCAGATTATGATCAAACAATTCATGCAATTCATCAATTGCTTCATGATGCATAG
- a CDS encoding ABC transporter ATP-binding protein, whose translation MIKISKIIKAYGVGDNKAEILKGISLEIADGDFAVILGASGSGKSTFLNVISGLERPDSGIVAYDNVDITKFSEVELTRFRKCNIGFIFQQYYLLPNMNVEKNVRMGADLANNKDYHKIIKAVGLDGKQSKFPSELSGGEQQRVSIARALAKKPKVLFLDEPTGALDEQTGRQILDYICKLHNEYGFTIVMVTHNQNIAEMANTVIHMNSGRVSEVYKNVTVKTAYEIGW comes from the coding sequence ATGATAAAAATTTCGAAGATTATAAAAGCTTATGGAGTAGGTGATAACAAAGCGGAAATATTAAAGGGTATCAGTTTAGAAATCGCTGATGGAGATTTTGCAGTCATCTTAGGTGCATCAGGATCAGGGAAGTCTACCTTTTTAAATGTGATTTCAGGTCTTGAGCGTCCTGACAGTGGTATTGTTGCGTATGATAATGTCGATATTACGAAGTTTTCAGAAGTAGAATTGACACGTTTTCGTAAATGTAACATAGGATTTATTTTTCAGCAATATTATCTATTGCCCAATATGAATGTTGAAAAAAATGTAAGAATGGGAGCCGATCTTGCCAATAATAAAGATTATCATAAAATTATTAAAGCAGTAGGTCTTGATGGTAAGCAGAGCAAATTTCCCAGCGAACTTTCAGGTGGAGAGCAGCAAAGGGTATCGATTGCACGAGCGCTTGCTAAAAAACCTAAAGTGTTGTTTCTTGATGAGCCAACGGGAGCATTAGACGAGCAAACAGGTAGACAAATTCTGGACTATATATGTAAATTACATAATGAATATGGGTTTACTATTGTTATGGTTACACACAATCAAAATATTGCAGAAATGGCAAACACAGTTATTCATATGAACAGTGGTAGAGTATCAGAAGTCTATAAAAATGTCACAGTGAAAACTGCTTATGAGATAGGGTGGTGA
- a CDS encoding FtsX-like permease family protein → MIVGFKDVFKLIGISIVACCAVFVCTLFLNYNLDLVAMESEITMVAGKAMYDAVVSMGRVIAIVSGCCLVLTSVVMLMFYIKNYIDIHCKELGILKALGYSNMTIARSFWVFGLSILLGCVVGYVIAYLYLPTFYMQNNTDKLFPDIMVQFHPLLCFLLTIAPTLLFSIISVLYADFKLKQPVINLLREIKPVKFKKIKYKNSELPFLQELPKTTVRSQKTLVFFTAFSAFCFSAMVQMSMSMKQLASENYAFMIITIGLILSFITLILSLSTVVKGNVKTIAMMRVFGYEHRICSQKILGAYRLFAYIGFFIGTLYQYVLLKLMVTVLFANIENMPDYHFDFQILLITLIAFVVVYEIILYVYSLQIKRLSLKSVMVE, encoded by the coding sequence ATGATTGTTGGATTTAAGGATGTTTTTAAACTGATAGGAATATCTATTGTTGCATGTTGTGCAGTATTTGTATGTACTCTTTTTCTAAACTATAATCTTGATCTTGTTGCAATGGAAAGTGAAATCACAATGGTGGCCGGTAAGGCTATGTATGATGCTGTTGTCTCTATGGGAAGGGTCATAGCGATAGTATCAGGGTGTTGCTTAGTGCTTACATCAGTCGTTATGCTGATGTTTTATATAAAAAATTATATTGACATACATTGCAAAGAACTTGGTATTTTAAAGGCATTAGGATATTCGAATATGACAATTGCAAGAAGTTTTTGGGTGTTTGGTCTGAGTATTTTATTAGGTTGTGTTGTTGGATATGTGATAGCTTATCTTTATTTACCAACATTCTATATGCAAAATAACACAGATAAGCTTTTCCCAGATATTATGGTGCAATTTCATCCATTGTTATGCTTTTTACTTACAATTGCTCCAACACTGTTGTTTTCAATAATCTCTGTACTGTATGCAGATTTTAAACTGAAACAACCTGTTATTAACTTATTAAGAGAAATTAAGCCAGTGAAATTCAAAAAAATCAAGTATAAAAATAGTGAACTCCCTTTTTTACAAGAATTACCTAAAACAACAGTTAGATCTCAAAAGACACTTGTTTTCTTTACCGCTTTTTCAGCATTTTGTTTTTCTGCAATGGTGCAGATGTCTATGTCTATGAAGCAACTTGCAAGTGAAAACTATGCTTTTATGATTATCACAATTGGATTAATACTAAGTTTTATAACTTTAATTCTGTCCTTGTCTACAGTAGTCAAAGGAAATGTGAAGACGATTGCAATGATGAGGGTATTTGGGTATGAACATCGCATTTGTAGTCAGAAGATTTTAGGTGCATATAGATTGTTTGCTTATATTGGCTTTTTCATAGGTACACTGTATCAATATGTTTTACTCAAATTGATGGTGACAGTCTTATTTGCAAATATTGAGAATATGCCTGATTATCATTTTGACTTTCAAATTCTTCTGATTACACTGATTGCTTTTGTTGTGGTTTATGAAATTATTCTTTATGTTTACTCTTTACAAATTAAAAGATTGTCATTAAAGAGTGTTATGGTGGAATAA
- a CDS encoding sensor domain-containing diguanylate cyclase: MQNIKKYKTKTGGVFDCRCDSSFTLIQADSSLFSLIGYTQEEFQERFQNQLIQVIYQEEREHILDEIMRQVKKDGVFMYENRLVCKDGTLKWIWISAQYIKRNQEEAFFHCIFHDIEEEKRNEEALKISEKRLEYILSQTQDIVFEYDCPHNEVYYSDNLEKKFGYTIPINGFPDSLFSSHIIYPDDEPIVRNAFQLIRQGKDHMQCEYRLKYRDKGYRWVYTQGTSLRDEEGNLIKILGVITDIHDQKQEIMKSKEEAALDPLTGLYNRRECLRQLEDYISLNDDLFAFILIDIDDFKVINDTYGHTKGDEVLCAIAEELKAMIRPHDIAARLGGDEFVICLMNLPDYQIATNKAERIQTTFEFILTQRLQCEINCSIGISFYPEHGHNYEELFEHADIAMYQSKKEGKGQFSVFTNHNPQQQATVEPQKYMKKTFHDHIIEYVIRILITNSNKQKAMNYVLEFIGKTFDCDRITLYIKENHIFQRSYEWISDPIYQINETHLPVVQELQDKENNSSRIFAYTNIQSIENNQIRQWFTQRLTLAAILCPLKENNDLHMFLCFEDCHSLRHGSGEERYTLRIISDIIHLFLHNEIPY; the protein is encoded by the coding sequence ATGCAAAACATAAAAAAGTATAAAACAAAAACTGGTGGTGTTTTTGATTGTCGCTGTGATTCATCTTTTACTTTAATTCAAGCAGATTCTTCACTTTTTTCTCTAATTGGATATACTCAAGAAGAATTTCAAGAACGTTTCCAAAATCAATTAATCCAAGTTATTTATCAAGAAGAACGTGAACATATTTTAGATGAAATTATGCGTCAAGTCAAAAAAGATGGTGTCTTTATGTATGAAAATCGTTTAGTATGTAAAGATGGAACTTTAAAATGGATATGGATTAGTGCACAATATATAAAACGTAATCAGGAAGAAGCTTTTTTTCATTGTATATTTCATGATATAGAAGAAGAAAAAAGAAATGAAGAAGCATTAAAGATTAGTGAAAAACGCTTAGAATATATCCTTTCTCAAACACAAGATATTGTTTTTGAATATGATTGTCCTCATAATGAAGTCTATTATTCTGATAATCTTGAAAAGAAATTTGGATATACCATTCCTATTAATGGATTTCCTGATTCTCTATTTTCTTCCCATATCATCTATCCAGATGATGAGCCCATTGTCCGTAATGCTTTTCAATTAATTCGTCAAGGAAAAGATCATATGCAATGTGAGTATCGTTTAAAATATCGTGATAAAGGATATCGTTGGGTTTATACACAAGGAACATCACTGCGTGATGAAGAAGGAAATCTGATTAAAATTCTTGGTGTCATTACAGATATCCATGATCAAAAACAAGAAATTATGAAATCAAAAGAAGAAGCTGCTTTAGATCCTTTAACGGGGTTATATAATAGACGAGAATGTTTACGTCAATTGGAAGATTATATTTCATTAAATGATGATTTATTTGCATTTATATTAATTGATATAGATGATTTTAAAGTGATTAATGATACTTATGGTCATACCAAAGGTGATGAAGTCTTATGTGCAATTGCTGAAGAATTAAAAGCAATGATTCGTCCACACGATATTGCTGCCAGACTTGGTGGCGATGAATTTGTGATATGTTTAATGAATTTGCCTGATTACCAGATTGCTACTAATAAAGCAGAACGTATTCAAACAACTTTTGAATTTATCTTGACTCAAAGACTACAATGTGAAATCAATTGTAGTATTGGCATTAGTTTTTACCCAGAACATGGACATAATTATGAAGAATTGTTTGAACATGCAGATATTGCAATGTATCAGTCAAAAAAAGAAGGTAAAGGACAATTTTCTGTCTTTACCAATCATAATCCTCAACAACAAGCAACTGTTGAACCACAAAAATATATGAAAAAAACTTTCCATGATCATATTATTGAATATGTTATACGTATTTTAATAACAAATTCTAATAAGCAAAAAGCGATGAATTATGTATTAGAATTTATTGGAAAAACTTTTGACTGTGATCGTATCACTCTCTATATTAAAGAAAACCATATTTTTCAGCGTTCTTATGAATGGATCAGTGATCCCATTTATCAAATCAATGAAACTCATTTACCAGTTGTTCAAGAATTACAAGATAAAGAAAACAATTCATCTAGAATTTTTGCTTATACAAATATTCAATCCATTGAAAATAATCAAATAAGACAATGGTTTACACAAAGATTAACATTGGCTGCAATTCTATGTCCATTAAAAGAAAATAATGATTTACATATGTTTTTATGTTTTGAAGATTGCCATTCGTTACGTCATGGTAGTGGTGAAGAACGATATACACTCCGTATCATTAGTGATATTATTCACTTGTTCTTACACAATGAAATACCTTACTAA
- a CDS encoding sensor domain-containing diguanylate cyclase, giving the protein MKKYLNNNFIKIAFLLVMAVLLYYSFYDYNYRNGKRIEDNLRSITEENNQQTNTAVTEKLNDQIYILQSYATLISEEDDITSAMAFQKLEPLLKTDMFSRVAITNAQGISYTSDHFQHDSSNREYYIEGKKGNSYISNLMTSMIDQKEVIVMSVPVYQNNHFAGVLRATLNIEKLNEYFELSFLSGNVSSYLIQSDGLNLISSEDIDSHFFDMLGKSHNDESIIEEMKENLNSGKKGSLTFQLNEKTRYAYYSPIAHTDWFMLTVLPYTTIQEEMSHNFEQTIILALKISSILLITCLYFFYLQYQGARTAKKMNKRMDAIISNTPGSSYKHEVTKPDTIVFFKQDNRLLAGYTQEEIREIIHEDIYRLILEEDYQALQASLQNLEFNSVISNTYRIKNKDNKMQWIFDQRQIIQEDHRLIYYVEVLDVTELKAAQEQLMISEERYQMILKETESVIFEWDTNTDQMTFSDLWVSKYGYPRQLNGFLVLTYQLFEGKTNTYIPLIEKMVAGKVESDQIECILPKANGEEIWVKIFAKAILNEEGYLLRIVGSISDISQEKQRALQLLERAQKDGLTKTYNRMTLENMITLELERNPHQCHVMFAIDIDNFKVINDTLGHTSGDEALKKFSSVLMSSFRENDIIGRLGGDEFVVFMKYPDQFTNEQIERKCDDFLKTISEIRLTRNRTYRIQCCVGVAIYDRDGMNYQQLFECADRRLYQAKKSGKNTYIYKDE; this is encoded by the coding sequence ATGAAAAAATATTTAAATAATAATTTTATAAAAATTGCTTTTTTGTTAGTTATGGCAGTATTACTATACTATTCTTTTTATGATTATAATTATCGTAATGGGAAAAGAATAGAAGATAACTTACGCTCTATAACTGAAGAAAATAATCAACAAACAAACACAGCTGTTACTGAAAAACTAAATGATCAGATTTATATATTACAATCATATGCAACATTAATTTCAGAAGAAGATGATATTACCAGTGCAATGGCTTTTCAAAAGTTAGAACCATTATTAAAAACAGATATGTTTTCTCGTGTAGCTATTACTAATGCACAGGGAATATCTTATACAAGTGATCATTTTCAACATGATTCTTCCAATCGAGAATATTACATTGAAGGAAAAAAAGGAAATAGTTATATCTCTAATTTGATGACAAGTATGATTGATCAAAAAGAAGTGATTGTTATGAGTGTCCCTGTTTATCAAAACAATCATTTTGCTGGAGTGCTTCGTGCAACATTAAATATTGAAAAATTGAATGAATATTTTGAACTCTCATTTTTATCTGGTAATGTTTCATCTTATCTTATTCAAAGTGATGGGTTAAATCTGATTTCAAGTGAAGATATAGATAGTCATTTTTTTGATATGTTAGGTAAGTCCCATAATGATGAATCAATAATAGAAGAAATGAAAGAAAACTTAAATAGTGGTAAAAAGGGGAGTTTGACTTTTCAATTAAATGAAAAAACACGATACGCTTATTATTCTCCGATTGCACATACTGATTGGTTTATGTTAACGGTTTTACCTTATACAACAATACAGGAGGAGATGAGTCATAATTTTGAACAGACAATTATTCTAGCATTGAAAATCAGTTCTATTCTTTTAATCACATGTTTATATTTTTTCTATTTACAGTATCAAGGTGCAAGAACAGCTAAGAAAATGAATAAACGTATGGATGCTATTATTTCTAATACACCAGGATCAAGTTATAAACATGAAGTAACAAAACCAGATACAATTGTCTTTTTCAAACAAGATAATCGTTTATTGGCTGGATATACGCAAGAAGAAATTAGAGAAATTATTCATGAAGATATTTATAGATTAATATTGGAAGAGGACTATCAGGCTTTACAAGCATCTTTACAGAATTTAGAATTTAATTCTGTTATTTCCAATACATATCGTATAAAAAACAAAGATAATAAAATGCAATGGATTTTTGATCAACGTCAGATTATCCAAGAGGATCATCGTCTTATATATTATGTTGAAGTCTTAGATGTTACTGAATTAAAGGCAGCTCAAGAACAATTAATGATTAGTGAAGAACGTTATCAAATGATTCTAAAAGAAACAGAATCTGTTATTTTTGAATGGGATACAAATACAGATCAAATGACATTTTCAGATTTATGGGTAAGTAAATATGGTTATCCAAGACAGTTAAATGGTTTTCTTGTTTTGACTTATCAGCTTTTTGAAGGGAAAACAAATACTTACATTCCATTGATAGAAAAAATGGTGGCTGGGAAAGTAGAAAGTGATCAAATAGAATGTATTCTTCCTAAAGCAAATGGTGAAGAAATATGGGTTAAAATTTTTGCAAAAGCTATCTTAAATGAAGAAGGTTATTTATTACGTATTGTTGGAAGTATTTCAGATATCAGTCAAGAAAAACAGCGAGCTTTGCAGTTGTTAGAGCGGGCTCAAAAAGATGGACTAACGAAAACTTATAATCGAATGACTTTAGAAAATATGATTACTTTAGAATTAGAAAGAAATCCTCATCAATGTCATGTTATGTTTGCTATTGATATTGATAATTTCAAAGTGATTAATGATACTTTAGGACATACAAGTGGAGATGAAGCATTGAAAAAGTTTTCATCTGTACTTATGTCAAGTTTTAGAGAAAATGATATTATTGGTCGACTTGGTGGTGATGAATTTGTTGTTTTTATGAAATATCCAGATCAGTTTACAAATGAACAGATTGAAAGGAAATGTGATGATTTTCTAAAAACAATTTCTGAAATTCGATTAACAAGAAATCGTACATATCGTATACAGTGTTGTGTTGGTGTTGCTATTTATGATAGAGATGGAATGAATTATCAACAATTATTTGAATGCGCTGATAGACGATTATATCAGGCTAAAAAGAGCGGGAAAAATACTTATATTTATAAAGATGAATGA